The following are encoded in a window of bacterium SCSIO 12643 genomic DNA:
- the atpG gene encoding ATP synthase F1 subunit gamma, translating to MASLKEVRNRITSVNSTMQITSAMKMVSAAKLKKAQDAVTQMRPFSEKLTEVLSNLTSSLDSSESIYGPHGEVKNVLLIPVTSNRGLCGGFNSQIVKATKDLIDNKYSDKNVKVLSIGKKAADVMVRDGYAVTDGTLPEHANELFDDLTYDNVEQVAQKVMDAYAAGQFDEIVLVYNTFKNAATQIVVEEQFLPVVPPESNDSSATVDYIFEPNKEDILDVIVPKSLKTQIFKAILDSFAGEQGARMTAMHKATDNASELLKDLKLTYNKARQTAITTEILEIVSGAEAMNA from the coding sequence ATGGCAAGTTTAAAAGAGGTAAGAAACAGGATTACATCGGTGAATTCAACGATGCAAATCACCTCTGCCATGAAAATGGTATCTGCAGCTAAGCTTAAAAAAGCACAAGATGCAGTTACTCAAATGAGACCTTTTTCTGAAAAACTAACTGAAGTTTTATCCAATTTAACTTCAAGCTTGGATTCTTCAGAAAGCATCTACGGTCCTCATGGCGAAGTGAAAAATGTTTTATTGATTCCTGTCACATCAAACCGTGGTTTATGTGGTGGTTTTAATTCTCAAATTGTTAAAGCAACAAAAGATCTTATCGATAACAAGTATTCGGATAAGAATGTAAAAGTGCTTAGCATTGGGAAGAAAGCAGCCGATGTAATGGTTCGTGACGGATATGCTGTTACTGATGGAACTTTACCAGAGCATGCAAACGAACTTTTCGATGATCTCACCTACGATAACGTAGAGCAGGTTGCTCAAAAGGTTATGGATGCATACGCTGCAGGTCAATTTGATGAAATCGTATTGGTATACAATACTTTCAAAAATGCGGCTACTCAAATTGTAGTTGAAGAGCAGTTCCTACCTGTTGTTCCACCAGAAAGCAATGATTCAAGTGCTACAGTGGACTACATATTCGAGCCAAACAAAGAAGATATTTTGGATGTAATCGTTCCTAAATCTTTGAAAACTCAAATTTTCAAGGCGATTTTGGACTCATTTGCCGGAGAGCAAGGTGCACGTATGACTGCGATGCATAAAGCGACTGACAACGCATCTGAACTACTAAAAGATCTAAAATTAACTTATAATAAAGCGCGTCAAACTGCTATTACAACGGAGATTCTAGAAATCGTTTCCGGTGCAGAAGCAATGAACGCTTAA
- the atpA gene encoding F0F1 ATP synthase subunit alpha yields the protein MADINPAEITAILRNQLSGFNSEAELEEVGTVLQIGDGTARIYGLTNIQYGELIEFENGLVGMALNLEEDNVGAVLLGPEGDLKEGSTAKRTNRIASINVGEGMVGRVVDTLGNPIDGKGPIQGELVEMPLERKAPGVVFRQPVNEPLQTGIKSIDAMIPVGRGQRELVIGDRQTGKTTVTIDAIINQKEFYDKGEPVYCIYVAIGQKASTVAQIVKTLEDAGAMAYTTVVSASASDPAPMQVYAPFAGASIGEYFRDTGRPALIVYDDLSKQAVAYREVSLLLRRPPGREAYPGDVFYLHSRLLERAAKVIADDDIAKTMNDLPESLKDKVKGGGSLTALPIIETQAGDVSAYIPTNVISITDGQIFLESNLFLAGVRPAINVGISVSRVGGSAQVKSMKKVAGTLKLDQAQYRELEAFSKFGSDLDAATKAVLDKGARNVEILKQAQNSPLPVGEQVAIIYLGSKGLLQAVPVKDIKKFEGEFLETMRTSHKATLDALGAGKYTNAETDVLEKVAADMTAAY from the coding sequence ATGGCAGATATAAATCCAGCTGAAATAACAGCAATATTAAGAAACCAGCTTTCTGGGTTTAATTCAGAAGCTGAATTAGAAGAAGTAGGAACCGTTCTCCAAATTGGTGATGGTACTGCAAGAATTTATGGTTTAACTAACATCCAATACGGTGAACTTATTGAGTTTGAAAATGGCTTGGTAGGTATGGCGTTGAACCTTGAAGAAGACAATGTTGGTGCTGTACTTTTAGGACCTGAAGGGGACTTAAAAGAAGGTTCAACAGCAAAACGTACTAATCGTATTGCATCAATCAACGTAGGTGAAGGTATGGTTGGCCGTGTGGTTGACACATTAGGAAATCCAATTGATGGTAAAGGTCCAATTCAAGGTGAGTTGGTTGAAATGCCATTAGAGCGTAAAGCTCCTGGTGTTGTTTTCCGTCAGCCTGTAAACGAGCCACTTCAAACTGGAATTAAGTCTATTGACGCGATGATTCCTGTAGGAAGAGGACAACGTGAGTTGGTTATTGGTGACCGTCAAACCGGTAAAACTACCGTTACTATTGACGCGATTATCAATCAAAAAGAATTTTATGATAAAGGCGAGCCTGTATACTGTATTTATGTAGCGATTGGACAAAAAGCTTCTACAGTTGCACAGATCGTTAAAACTTTAGAGGATGCTGGAGCTATGGCTTATACTACTGTTGTATCTGCTTCTGCTTCTGATCCAGCACCAATGCAAGTATATGCACCATTCGCAGGTGCTTCAATTGGTGAGTATTTCCGTGATACCGGTCGTCCAGCTTTAATTGTGTATGATGATTTATCAAAACAAGCTGTTGCGTATCGTGAGGTATCACTTCTATTAAGACGTCCTCCAGGTCGTGAGGCTTATCCAGGTGACGTATTCTATCTTCACTCAAGATTATTAGAGCGTGCTGCTAAAGTAATCGCTGATGATGATATCGCTAAAACAATGAACGATTTACCTGAGTCATTAAAAGACAAAGTAAAAGGTGGTGGTTCATTAACAGCACTTCCAATTATTGAAACTCAAGCGGGTGACGTATCTGCATATATTCCAACTAACGTAATTTCGATTACTGACGGACAGATTTTCTTGGAGTCTAACTTATTCCTAGCAGGTGTACGTCCTGCGATTAACGTGGGTATCTCTGTATCTCGTGTGGGTGGTTCTGCTCAGGTAAAATCAATGAAAAAAGTAGCAGGTACATTGAAGCTTGACCAGGCTCAATACCGTGAGTTAGAGGCTTTCTCTAAATTCGGTTCTGATTTGGATGCTGCAACTAAAGCTGTACTTGATAAAGGTGCTAGAAACGTGGAGATCTTGAAACAAGCTCAAAACTCACCACTACCGGTAGGAGAGCAAGTGGCAATTATCTATTTAGGTTCTAAAGGATTACTTCAAGCTGTTCCTGTAAAGGATATCAAGAAATTTGAAGGTGAATTCTTAGAAACTATGAGAACTTCTCATAAAGCAACTTTAGATGCATTAGGAGCTGGTAAATATACCAACGCTGAAACTGATGTATTGGAAAAAGTAGCTGCTGATATGACAGCTGCATACTAA
- the atpH gene encoding ATP synthase F1 subunit delta, which produces MNKAATRYAKALLTFAIERKELDAVNTDVMTMQNVLTESKELAMMMNSAVIQEEKKVSIYKEIFADKISATTLNFMILLAKNSRSSIIPHIFSAFEKQYKAYNKILSVNITTASKMDDELKNDLVAFLKKDAPDSTIEINEEINPDLIGGFIFRTDTHQIDVSVANRLKTLKRDLYNTTYTSKL; this is translated from the coding sequence TTGAATAAAGCAGCAACACGTTACGCTAAAGCATTGTTAACATTTGCTATTGAGCGCAAAGAACTTGACGCAGTGAATACTGATGTTATGACAATGCAAAATGTTCTTACCGAAAGTAAGGAGTTAGCTATGATGATGAATAGTGCTGTAATTCAAGAAGAGAAAAAAGTGTCTATCTATAAAGAAATCTTTGCTGATAAGATTTCTGCGACAACTTTAAACTTCATGATTCTGTTAGCTAAGAACAGCCGTTCATCAATTATACCACATATTTTCAGTGCATTTGAGAAGCAATATAAAGCTTATAACAAAATTCTATCTGTAAATATTACTACAGCTAGTAAAATGGATGATGAGCTTAAAAATGATCTCGTAGCATTCTTAAAGAAAGACGCCCCTGACAGTACAATTGAAATCAACGAGGAAATCAATCCTGATTTAATCGGTGGTTTTATTTTCCGTACAGATACACATCAAATTGATGTAAGTGTTGCCAACAGGTTAAAGACACTTAAAAGGGACTTATATAATACAACATACACAAGCAAATTATAA
- a CDS encoding F0F1 ATP synthase subunit B yields MESLYNDFSVGLFFWQSVLFVILLIILKKYAWGPILNSVEEREEGIRNAIDEAKAAKEEMAQLKSSNEELLKQARVEREAMLKEARETRDKIVGDAASEAKAEAEKITANAKAAIEAEKQKAMVDIKNQVAELSIEVASLILKENLSSDDNQKALAERYVKDLNLN; encoded by the coding sequence ATGGAAAGTTTATATAACGATTTTTCGGTTGGTCTTTTTTTCTGGCAAAGTGTACTTTTTGTCATTCTACTTATCATTTTAAAGAAATATGCATGGGGTCCGATTCTTAACTCTGTTGAGGAAAGAGAAGAAGGTATCCGTAATGCCATTGACGAAGCTAAAGCAGCTAAAGAAGAAATGGCTCAGCTTAAATCTAGCAATGAAGAATTGTTAAAACAAGCTAGAGTTGAGAGAGAAGCAATGCTAAAAGAAGCGCGTGAAACAAGAGATAAAATTGTTGGCGATGCTGCTTCTGAAGCAAAAGCTGAAGCTGAAAAAATTACTGCTAACGCTAAAGCTGCAATTGAAGCTGAAAAGCAAAAAGCTATGGTTGATATCAAAAATCAGGTAGCTGAATTATCAATTGAAGTAGCTTCATTGATTCTTAAAGAAAATCTTTCTTCTGATGACAACCAAAAAGCATTGGCTGAGAGATATGTAAAAGACTTGAATTTGAACTAA
- the atpE gene encoding ATP synthase F0 subunit C, translated as MEIPAIVGAGLVVIGAGIGIGRIGGSAMDAIARQPEATGKIQTAMLIAAALIEGIGFAALFAVN; from the coding sequence ATGGAAATTCCAGCTATCGTAGGTGCAGGACTTGTTGTTATCGGTGCAGGTATCGGTATTGGTAGAATCGGTGGATCAGCAATGGACGCTATCGCTCGTCAACCAGAAGCTACTGGTAAAATTCAAACAGCTATGCTTATTGCTGCGGCTTTGATTGAAGGTATTGGATTTGCTGCATTATTCGCAGTAAACTAA
- the atpB gene encoding F0F1 ATP synthase subunit A produces the protein MQRKVYTKVLVAIMMLFAINLNAQHHETSSNSHEAGITDETVKETIDHHLIDSYGFSILHGVGFPLPVILWNDNGLHIFSSSKLHHGVVESNGDYFKEAHGKIYTTDAEGNFMDDGHGHHVHPLDFSITKNVFTIMLTVLILFFLFKGMAKSYNKQLPSGFGRFMEPIIIFVRDEIAIPNIGEKHYKKFMGYLLTIFFFIWFLNLAGLMPFGFNITGNITITFSLAIMTFILTQINGKKDYWMHIFWMPGVPTPMKIILAPIELLGVFIKPFALMIRLYANISAGHIVLMSLIGLMFTFHSYFAGTAFFGLTMFLSLIELLVAALQAYIFTVLSALYFGMAVEEHGDH, from the coding sequence ATGCAAAGAAAAGTATACACAAAAGTTTTAGTCGCGATAATGATGCTTTTTGCGATTAATCTAAACGCACAACATCACGAGACTTCTTCCAATTCACATGAGGCTGGTATTACTGATGAAACAGTAAAAGAAACCATTGATCATCACCTTATTGATTCTTATGGATTCAGTATTTTACATGGGGTTGGATTTCCACTTCCGGTAATCTTATGGAATGATAACGGATTACACATATTTAGTTCTTCTAAATTACATCACGGTGTAGTGGAGAGCAACGGAGATTACTTCAAAGAAGCGCACGGTAAGATTTATACTACTGACGCTGAAGGAAACTTTATGGATGATGGACATGGTCACCATGTTCACCCATTAGACTTTTCTATCACCAAGAATGTATTTACCATCATGTTGACTGTATTGATTTTATTCTTCCTATTTAAAGGAATGGCTAAATCATACAACAAACAATTACCATCCGGATTTGGTAGATTTATGGAGCCAATCATCATCTTTGTTAGAGATGAGATTGCGATTCCAAACATTGGTGAAAAGCACTACAAAAAATTCATGGGTTATTTATTAACCATCTTTTTCTTCATTTGGTTCTTAAACCTTGCGGGATTGATGCCTTTTGGATTCAATATCACAGGTAATATCACGATTACTTTCTCTTTAGCAATCATGACGTTTATCTTAACGCAAATCAACGGTAAGAAGGACTACTGGATGCACATCTTCTGGATGCCAGGTGTACCAACTCCAATGAAAATCATTTTGGCTCCAATTGAGTTACTTGGAGTATTTATTAAGCCTTTCGCATTAATGATTCGTTTGTATGCAAACATTTCAGCAGGGCATATTGTATTAATGAGTTTGATCGGTTTAATGTTTACGTTCCATAGTTACTTCGCTGGAACTGCATTCTTCGGTTTAACTATGTTCTTGTCTTTAATTGAGCTACTTGTAGCTGCATTACAGGCATATATCTTCACTGTATTATCAGCACTATACTTCGGTATGGCAGTTGAAGAGCACGGTGATCACTAA
- a CDS encoding AtpZ/AtpI family protein, protein MDKNKDKKKRPLNTAIQLTGVGAQMGVTIYLGAKLGKYLDTQYPNDKNWFTIGITLFAVAVSLYNLIQQVNKLNK, encoded by the coding sequence GTGGACAAGAACAAAGACAAAAAGAAAAGACCGCTTAATACTGCGATTCAACTTACAGGTGTAGGAGCGCAAATGGGCGTCACTATATATTTAGGTGCCAAACTGGGTAAATACTTAGATACCCAATATCCCAATGACAAAAACTGGTTTACCATAGGCATTACTTTATTTGCAGTGGCGGTATCTCTTTACAATCTCATCCAACAAGTCAACAAACTGAACAAGTAA
- a CDS encoding polymer-forming cytoskeletal protein translates to MAKSNEIDGVMRNHLAAGTQVKGDIVTQGDIRIDGRVDGSITSKGKLVVGNTGVIEGEVNCVTGNVSGNLKGIINVSEMLKVQATGKISGEITYGKLSVEPGAELEGKLSISGKVKAISSGGQEQRQKEKTA, encoded by the coding sequence ATGGCAAAATCAAACGAAATAGACGGGGTAATGCGCAACCACCTGGCTGCAGGAACTCAAGTAAAAGGTGATATTGTAACACAAGGTGATATTCGAATTGACGGAAGAGTTGATGGTTCGATCACTTCTAAAGGAAAACTTGTTGTTGGAAACACTGGAGTTATTGAAGGAGAGGTGAACTGTGTAACAGGAAATGTTTCAGGGAACCTTAAAGGTATTATTAATGTATCAGAAATGCTGAAAGTTCAAGCTACAGGAAAAATCAGTGGCGAAATCACCTACGGCAAACTATCTGTGGAGCCAGGTGCAGAATTAGAAGGTAAACTTTCTATTTCAGGAAAAGTAAAAGCAATTTCATCGGGTGGACAAGAACAAAGACAAAAAGAAAAGACCGCTTAA